The genomic window TCGGCGCGAGCCGGCAGCCCCGCGACCTGGCGACTCGGCGCGAGCCGGCAGCCCCGCGGAGCCTCCAACTCGGCCGGCGCCAAGCAGTTCTGCGCGGCCCGACAACTCGGCGAGCACCTGGCGAACTCGGCGGCGCCCACCAACTCGGCGGGATTCCAAAGAACTTAGCGGGGGTCCAGGGGGCGCAGCGCCCCTGGCGGGGTCCGGGGCGGAGCCCCGCGAGGACACGTGCGGGCGGGGTCGAAGGGGCGGCAGCCCCTGGGGTGGGACGGGTAGGGGCGGCGGGGGCGAACCACCCAAGGGCGAGCCACCCAAGCGAACAGGCACGCACCCACCCAGCCCCGGCCCAACCGCCGGAGGCCTACGCCGCTTCCCCCGCCCGAGGCGCCGGCTCCCGCTCCACCAACTGCGCCCCCTGCTCATGCGCGGACGACGACGGCTCAGCCGAAGGCTCCGGCGACGGCGACTCCACCGGCTTCGTCGGCTCCGGCTCAGACTCCACCACCGTCGGCGTAGGAGTCGGCTCCCCCTTCGTCGGCTCGGGCTTCTCCGGTCGCTCCCCCTTCCCCTCCTCCTTGCCCCCCTTCGGCGGCATCGCCTTCCCGGACGGCTTCGCGGCCCCGGAGGCCGACGCCGACGGGGACGCCGACCCGGAAGTGGAAGGGTCGGGCGAGGCGGAGTCATGCCCCTTCCCCCGCCCGGCCTGGTACCCCGTACCGCCTCCGCCCGTCACCGCGGAGCCCCCGTCCGGCTTCTCGCCACCCGGCTGTCCCACGGAGGGCGACGGCCCGGGCTTCCGCCCGTCGTCCCCCACGCTCATACAGCCGGCGGCTGCCGCGACGGCCATGACCGTGGCGGCCAGACGGACGGATACGTTCAAGGCGCGCACAGCGGCCACCTCCGAAGGGGGGCGAAAAAGGAGTCCCCCTGCCCAACTCCCGCCGCCCACAGGAAGACACGCGCCGGCCCAAGCCCCCTACGAGCGCCTCGCCTCCCTCCTCCGAGTGCCGCGTCTCACAGCCCCCGACCGGAGCAGCTCCCCAAACCCCCACACACCCACACGTACTCGGAGCCCGTACCCCACCCCACGGCTTTCCTTACCCCAGCGCATGCAACCGCGCATCGTCGCCGTTGGTGGCGCGTGCGGCCTGCAGTTCCTCGGAGGAGGGCAATCGGTTCTCCCTCCCCTCACTCACGGTCCGGCTCACCCCGGAGGGGCCCCTGACCGCTCCGGACAGCTCCTGGACGTTCACCGTCTGAGCAGCGGCCGAGTGGCCCCGCCCGTCCGTCGTTCCCCCGTGGTGGACGGGCGGGGCCTCCGTGCCCCTCCGATTACGCGCCCCGTCGTTGACAATGGCTCTGTGCTGGAGATGACGCGCGACACGTTCGAAGAGCTGGTGAGTGAGGCCCTGGACCAGATCCCGCCTGAGCTGACGCGGGTCATGGACAACGTGGCGGTGTTCGTGGAGGACGAACCGCCCGCCGACGACCCGCAGCTACTGGGCCTCTACGAGGGGACCCCCCTCACGGAGCGCGGGGAGTGGTACGCCGGAGTCCTGCCCGACCGCATCACGATCTACATGGGCCCGACCCTGCGCTACTGCGAGACGCCGGAGGAAGTAGTCCACGAGGTGGCCGTCACCGTCGTGCACGAGGTGGCGCACCACTTCGGCATCGAGGACGCGCGGCTCCACGAGCTGGGCTGGGGCTGACCTCCTGGCGTTCCCGCCACGCCCCACCTTGGCCTGACCAGGGGTAATGGCAAGTCTCCAGGGTTGTCACCCACCTTGCTGAAGATCAGCAAAAGAAGTGTGCCACGGGGTGTTCCGCCACGAGAGATACGAGCAGCACGAGGCCCACCAGCTCCGCGAGCGGAACCAGCGGTACGGAAGCCACGCGAGCCCCCCGGACGCCCCGCCGGCATCCAACCCCGGCACCCCATCCCGCCCGCCGCATATCCACCTCCACCCCTGGGCATACGGGACCAATGGCCCGCGTCCCCGCCGCCCTAGCCACCGCCGCCAACGCTCTGCGTACGACCCTGCGCCGTATCCCCCTGGCCATGCCGCAGGCACCCCGCGCCCTGGCGCGGCACTATCGCTCCCGCCGCACGCAACCGACCCTCGAACTGGTCCACCACCCCCACCCCTGGGGCCGCGCGCTCGGACTGATCGCGGTCGTCCTGCTCGGCGCCTGGCTGGGACTGCTGATCGTGGGGAACGTACGCACCCCGGTCGGCCCCATGAACACCACGATGACCCTGCGCCCGTCCCTCACCGGCGGCACGAAGATCAACGTCTCCCCGCTCGGCGCCCTGGAACTACGCAGCCACAACGCCCCCGTACGCCTGGACGTGAACGTCGACCAGCTCGATCCGGAACGCGCCCAGGCCCTGGTCGACCACCCCGAGCGGATCTCCGGACTGCAGGAGGAGATCGCCTCCGACGTCGAGCACGGCACCCGCGACCTGGCCATACGCTCCGGCGTCGCCGTCGTCGCCGGGGCCACCACGCTCGGCCTCGCCGTCTACCGCCGCCCCCGCCGCGCCCTCGCCGCCGGCGGCCTCGCCTTCGTACTCCTGGCGGGCTCCGGCGGGGCGGCCGCCGCCACCTGGAACCCGAACTCCGTCCTGGAACCGAAGTTCTCGGGGCTCCTCTCCTCCGCGCCGTCCCTCGTCGGCAACGCACGCAGCATCGTCACCGAATTCGACGTCTACCAGAAGGAGTTGGCGCGCCTGGTGACGAACGTGACCAAGCTGTACGACGTCACGTCAACGCTCCCCGCGTACCAGCCGGACCCGACCACGATCCGCGTCCTGCACGTCTCCGACATCCATCTGAATCCGGCGAGCTGGAAGATCATCGCCTCGCTGGTGGAGCAGTACGAGATCAACGTCATCGTCGACTCCGGCGACACCATGGACCACGGCACCGCCGCCGAGAACGCCTTCCTCGACCCGATCGCCGACCTCGGGGCGCCGTACGTCTGGGTCCGCGGCAACCACGACTCACGGGAGACCCAGCGCTATCTGGCGGGCATCGACAACGCGCACGTCCTCGACGAGGGGAAGGCGGTGAGCGTGGGCGGGCTGCGCTTCGCGGGGATGGGCGATCCGCAGTTCACCCCGGACCGCTCGACCGACAAGTCCGGCCTGCCCTCGGAGGAGGCGGCCGGGCAGCGGTTGGCGGAGTCCCTGCGCGCGCAGAAGGCGGCGGGCACCCCCGTGGACATCGCGATCGCCCACAACCCGGACGCGGCCCGGGAGACGGACGGCGACGTCCCCCTCGTCCTCGCCGGGCACCTCCACCACCCCGAGATGGAGGTCCTGGACGAGGGCACCCGCCTCCGCATCGAGGGCTCGACCGGCGGCAGCGGTCTGCGCGCTCTGGAGCAGGAGTACCCCGACCCGATCGAGGCCTCGGTCCTCTATCTCGACCGTGACACCCGCCGTCTCCAGGCCTGGGACGAGATCAAACTCGGCGGCCTGGGCCTGACGACGGCCGAGGTCAGCCGCCATCTGCCAAAGGAGAACCAGCCAGGGGCCGAACCCGGGGACGAGCAGTCCCCGTCACCCTCGGGCAGCACGTCAGCCGACGAGTCCCCCGGGGGCCCGTAAACCGTTTTGGCGATACCTCCCGCCACCCCGTATGCTTCTCACGTCCCCGACGCGCTGAGAAGCGCCCAGGCGGGCCGATAGCCCTCATCGTCTAGCGGCCTAGGACGCCGCCCTTTCAAGGCGGTAGCACGGGTTCGAATCCCGTTGGGGGCACGCAACACTCTGTGCGAGACTAGTCCCGCACAAGCTAGGTCCTGTGGAGCAGTTTGGAGTGCTCGCCACCCTGTCAAGGTGGAGGCCGCGGGTTCAAATCCCGTCAGGACCGCTGGTGTTTCACGTGAAACATCGCGGCTGGGTAGCTCAGTTGGTACGAGCGATCGCCTGAAAAGCGATAGGTCGCCGGTTCGACCCCGGCCCCAGCCACAGTAAACGAAGACCCTCTCCGGGCGACCGGAGGGGGTCTTCGCGTGTGCGGCGACAGGCGGACGCAAAAGCGTTCGCCTGTCGTTTCCCGGAGGTGAGATCCTGGGTCGCGTATGTCCACTCACCCTGCCCCCACCTTCGGCGCCCTCGCCCCCCGTCTGGCCGAGCTGTCCCTGCGCGACGCGCACCGGCTCGGGCGCAGGCTCGAAGGCGCACGCAAGATCCGTAAGCCCGAGGCCCAGGCCGCCGTTCTCGCCGAGATCGAGGCGGAGGTCGCCAAGGGCGAGATCCGCATGGCCGAGCGCGCCGCGCGCGTGCCGGCCATCTCGTACCCCGAGCAGCTGCCCGTCAGCCAGAAGAAGGACGACATCGCGGCCGCCATCCGCGATCACCAGGTCGTCATCGTCGCGGGTGAGACCGGCTCCGGGAAGACGACCCAGATCCCCAAGATCTGTATGGAGCTGGGGCGCGGCGTGCGCGGCATGATCGGGCACACCCAGCCCCGTCGCATCGCCGCCCGTACGGTCGCCGAGCGTGTGGCGGAGGAGCTGCGGACGCCCCTGGGCGAGGCCGTCGGCTGGAAGGTCCGCTTCACCGACCAGGTGAACCCGGACGCGACCTTCGTGAAACTGATGACAGACGGCATCCTGCTCGCCGAGATCCAGACGGACCGCGAGCTGCGCGCCTACGACACGATCATCATCGACGAGGCCCACGAGCGGTCCCTCAACATCGACTTCCTGCTGGGCTACCTGGCCCAGCTGCTGCCCAAGCGCCCCGACCTCAAGGTCGTGATCACCTCCGCGACCATCGACCCCGAGCGCTTCTCCCGGCACTTCGGCGACGCGCCGATCGTCGAGGTCAGCGGCCGTACGTACCCGGTCGAGGTGCGCTACCGCCCGCTCCTCGAAGAGGACGGCGACGACTCCGACCGGGATCAGATCACCGCGATCTGCGACGCCGTCGAGGAGCTTCAGGGGGAGGGCAAGGGCGACATCCTGGTCTTCCTCTCCGGGGAAAGGGAGATCCGCGACACCGCCGACGCGCTGATCAAGAAGAACTACCGCTTCACAGAAGTACTCCCCCTCTACGCCCGGCTCTCGCACGCCGAACAGCACCGCGTCTTCCAGCCGCACACCGGCCGCAGGATCGTTCTGGCCACGAACGTCGCCGAGACCTCCCTCACGGTCCCCGGCATCAAGTACGTGATCGATCCGGGCTTCGCCCGCATCTCGCGCTACAGCCACCGTACGAAGGTCCAGCGGCTGCCGATCGAGGCGATCTCCCAGGCCAGCGCCAACCAGCGCAAGGGCCGCTGCGGCCGTACGTCCGACGGTGTCTGCATCCGTCTGTACTCCGAGGACGACTTCGAGGCCCGCCCGGAGTTCACGGACGCCGAGATCCTCCGTACGAACCTGGCGAGCGTCATCCTCCAGATGACCGCGGCGGGTCTCGGCGACATCGAGAAGTTCCCCTTCATCGACCCGCCGGACCACCGCAACATCCGGGACGGCGTACAACTCCTCCAGGAACTCGGCGCGCTCGACCCGGCACAGAAGGACGTACGCAAGCGTCTGACCGAGATGGGCCGCAAGCTCGCCCAACTGCCCGTCGACCCGCGCCTCGCCCGCATGGTCGTGGAGGCCGACAAGAACGGCTGCGCCCGCGAGGTCATGGTCATCGCCGCCGCGCTGTCCATCCAGGACCCGCGCGAGCGCCCCGCCGACAAGCAGGCCCAGGCGGACCAGCAGCACGCCCGCTTCAAGGACGAGACGAGCGACTTCCTGGCGTTCCTCAACCTCTGGCGGTACATCCGCGAGCAGCAGAAGGAGCGCGGCTCGTCGTCCTTCCGCCGGATGTGCAAGCAGGAGTACCTGAACTACCTGCGCATCCGCGAGTGGCAGGACATCTACAGCCAGCTGCGGACGGTCGCCAAGCAGATGGGCATGCATCTGGAGGAGCCTCCGGCGGATACTGCCGCCCCCGAACAGCACGTCCACGTCTCGCTCCTCGCCGGCCTGCTCTCCCACATCGGCATGAAGGACGTGAAGGAGGCCGCAGGAGAGGGCGGGAGGAACACAGGGAAGAACGAGTACCTGGGCGCGCGGAACGCCAAGTTCGCGATCTTCCCGGGCTCGGCCCTCTTCAGGAAGCCCCCGCGGTTCGTGATGTCGGCGGAGCTGGTGGAGACGAGCCGCCTCTGGGCGCGTGTCAACGCCAGGATCGAGCCGGAGTGGGTCGAACCGCTCGCCGAACACCTGCTGAAGCGCACCTACAGCGAGCCGCACTGGGAGAAGGACCAGGCGGCCGTGATGGC from Streptomyces sp. DSM 40750 includes these protein-coding regions:
- a CDS encoding metallopeptidase family protein — its product is MLEMTRDTFEELVSEALDQIPPELTRVMDNVAVFVEDEPPADDPQLLGLYEGTPLTERGEWYAGVLPDRITIYMGPTLRYCETPEEVVHEVAVTVVHEVAHHFGIEDARLHELGWG
- a CDS encoding metallophosphoesterase family protein; protein product: MARVPAALATAANALRTTLRRIPLAMPQAPRALARHYRSRRTQPTLELVHHPHPWGRALGLIAVVLLGAWLGLLIVGNVRTPVGPMNTTMTLRPSLTGGTKINVSPLGALELRSHNAPVRLDVNVDQLDPERAQALVDHPERISGLQEEIASDVEHGTRDLAIRSGVAVVAGATTLGLAVYRRPRRALAAGGLAFVLLAGSGGAAAATWNPNSVLEPKFSGLLSSAPSLVGNARSIVTEFDVYQKELARLVTNVTKLYDVTSTLPAYQPDPTTIRVLHVSDIHLNPASWKIIASLVEQYEINVIVDSGDTMDHGTAAENAFLDPIADLGAPYVWVRGNHDSRETQRYLAGIDNAHVLDEGKAVSVGGLRFAGMGDPQFTPDRSTDKSGLPSEEAAGQRLAESLRAQKAAGTPVDIAIAHNPDAARETDGDVPLVLAGHLHHPEMEVLDEGTRLRIEGSTGGSGLRALEQEYPDPIEASVLYLDRDTRRLQAWDEIKLGGLGLTTAEVSRHLPKENQPGAEPGDEQSPSPSGSTSADESPGGP
- the hrpA gene encoding ATP-dependent RNA helicase HrpA, with protein sequence MSTHPAPTFGALAPRLAELSLRDAHRLGRRLEGARKIRKPEAQAAVLAEIEAEVAKGEIRMAERAARVPAISYPEQLPVSQKKDDIAAAIRDHQVVIVAGETGSGKTTQIPKICMELGRGVRGMIGHTQPRRIAARTVAERVAEELRTPLGEAVGWKVRFTDQVNPDATFVKLMTDGILLAEIQTDRELRAYDTIIIDEAHERSLNIDFLLGYLAQLLPKRPDLKVVITSATIDPERFSRHFGDAPIVEVSGRTYPVEVRYRPLLEEDGDDSDRDQITAICDAVEELQGEGKGDILVFLSGEREIRDTADALIKKNYRFTEVLPLYARLSHAEQHRVFQPHTGRRIVLATNVAETSLTVPGIKYVIDPGFARISRYSHRTKVQRLPIEAISQASANQRKGRCGRTSDGVCIRLYSEDDFEARPEFTDAEILRTNLASVILQMTAAGLGDIEKFPFIDPPDHRNIRDGVQLLQELGALDPAQKDVRKRLTEMGRKLAQLPVDPRLARMVVEADKNGCAREVMVIAAALSIQDPRERPADKQAQADQQHARFKDETSDFLAFLNLWRYIREQQKERGSSSFRRMCKQEYLNYLRIREWQDIYSQLRTVAKQMGMHLEEPPADTAAPEQHVHVSLLAGLLSHIGMKDVKEAAGEGGRNTGKNEYLGARNAKFAIFPGSALFRKPPRFVMSAELVETSRLWARVNARIEPEWVEPLAEHLLKRTYSEPHWEKDQAAVMAYEKVTLYGVPIVAQRKINYGRIDPEASRELFIRNALVEGDWRTHHKFFADNRKLLSEVEELEHRARRRDIVVDDDTLFDFYDQRVPEHVVSGAHFDSWWKHKRHEQPDFLDFEREMLIRESAEAVTKADYPDSWRQGQLKFRVTYQFEPGADADGVTVHVPLQVLNQVTNEGFEWQIPGLREDVVTELIRSLPKPIRRNYVPAPNFAQRFLDQAVPLQEPLTVTMARELKRMVGVPVTPDDFDWARVPDHLKITFRIVDERRRKVAEDKDLESLRLKLKPKARQALSQAAAATAERQGGESLERKGLTDWTIGSLTRVFETRRAGQPVKAYPALVDDGPTANTVSVRLFDTEAEQAEAMWKGTRRLILRNIPVNPAKFASEKLTNAQKLALSANPHGSIQALFDDCAMAAADKLIADFGGPAWDESSYRKLYDKVRAEIVDTTVRTVGQVQQVLAAWQACERRLKSTRSPALLANLADVRGQLDALVKPGFVTEAGLRRLPDLMRYLVAADRRLQQMPTGVQRDTSRMEKVHEMRDEYAWLLEQLPQGRPIPSSVLEIRWMIEELRVSYFAHALGTAYPVSDKRIVKAIDAVVP